The Aptenodytes patagonicus unplaced genomic scaffold, bAptPat1.pri.cur scaffold_645, whole genome shotgun sequence genome segment GGGAGGGCCCGAGCACCCTGAAGCCCCCCCAGCACCTCTGGCGCCAGCCCCGCACCCCCATCCGCATCTGCCACCGCGGCTTCTCCGACACcgaccggccccggccccggcccatGGAGCGGGCGGACGCCGTCGACACCGGGGACCGGCCCGGGCTGCGGAAATCCCGCATGTCCTGGCCCTCCTCCCTCCACGGGACCCCCGGCACCGGCAAGCGGTAGGTGACAGCGgcggggatccccccccccccccccgagtcccccagcatcatcccgGTACTGGAGGTGAGACCCCCCCAGTATCATCCCGGTACCGGTACCGGAGGCGGTGGGAGGGAcgcccccgggacccccccatCATTATCCCGGTACCGGAGGTGGTGGCAGGACCCCCCCAGCATCATCCCGGTACCGGGACCAGAGGCAGGACCCCCCAGCATCATCCCAGTACCGGAGGTGGGACCCCCCCAGCATCATCCTGGTACCGGTACCGGAGGCGGCAGGAGGGACCCCCCCATCATTATCCCGGTACCGGTACTGGAGGCGGCAGGAGGGacccccctgggacccccccatCATTATCCCGGTACCGGAGGTGGTGGCAGGAGCCCCCCAGCATCATCTTGGTACCGGAGGTGGGACCCCCCCAAGCATCATCCCAGTACCGGTACCGGAGGCGGCGGGAGGGACCCCCCCAGCATTATCCCAGTACCGGAGGCGGTGGGAGGGACCCCCCCAGCATTATCCCGGTACCGGAGGTGGTCGCAGGACCCCCCCAGCATGATCCCGGTACCGGTACCGGAGGCAGTGGGAGggacccccccgggacccccccagcATCATCCCGCTACCAGAGGTGGTGGCAGGACCCCCCCAGCATCATCTGGTACCAAAGGTGGGACCCCCCCAAGCATCATCCCAGTACCAGTACCGGAGGCGGCGGGAGGGACCCCCCCAGCATTATCCCGGTACCGGAGGTGGCGGGAGGGACCCCCCCAGCATGATCCCGGTACCGGTACCGGAGGCGGGACCCCCCCAGCATCATTCTCATCCCGGTACCGTGGCGGTGGAAGGGAGCCGGTGGCCATGCCGGTGCCGGGGATGGATCCGGCCCATGGGCTGCTGTGGGAGAGGGGGGGGCGGCAGCGACACGGGGGGGGTCACGTCCCTCGAGACCCCCAGCCTGGCCAGACCCTTCCCGGGGTCCCCCACCAGGCACCGGGGACAGTGACgggggcaccggcaccggcacagccacagctaccggcacttccccccccccgcctgtgGGCACCCCATGGGTGTTGGTCctggtggggtttgggggtgtcCAGGGACCCCCCCCAAGACCTGACCGAGGGCACCCCCATCCCAGCAGCCATGGTTTCGGGGTGTCCCCCTCGTGCCGCCGGCTCTGCCGGGATGAACCcgctctcgggggggggggatgagcaGAGCCGGCCACGGCACAGCCACCAGTGGGACCCTCGGGTGCCGGTGGGGGGGGTCCCCATCCCGACGCCGGGGTCGGGGGCTGCCAGGATCCAGCCGCCGTGCCGGTACTTGGGAGATGTGCCGGATCGGGAGATGCTCGATGCGGGGGGACGGATGCAGCACCCCCAAACCAGGGGGGAAAAACCtcaaccgccccccccccccccccccccgggatctGTCTGGCACCGGTGCCGGCTCTGCCTGTTCCCAGTCGGGAagttttttggggaaaacaacTTGGGAATGCGCCAACGGGTGGTTGTGCCGCGACGGCAGCATGTGCCGGGCACCACGTCCTTCCGGCAGAGCCGAGGGAGCAGCGGCACCTCCGGCTTCATTAGGGGAGCTAATTTATGCACAGGAGGCTCAGCAGATGGTCGGGACTTGGGGgtttaatttccttcctcctcctcctcttcctcccttacCCGATGGAGTTTCCCCCCCCACTGCGAGACGGCTGTCGGGCAGCGAGCGGCTGGGGAGGGTGATGGGGCGCGGGCAGAGCTGGCATCTCCCCAGCAAAACCGGggctgcggccccccccccccccaccaaatCCAGAGGTTGGGAtgccggaccccccccccccccaccatggCATCACATTAAACCCCCATCGGTGAGACCCGGTGGACGGGCgagacctccccccccccgccttatcCCGGCATCCCCATCCCGCTGCCGGTGCCGGCACGGTTCAACCGGGAAGAACCGGCTCAACCCTCGCTTACGGGTTTCTCCCTTCCTGGAGCAATTAGTGTAATTAAGCAAAAGGAACGTGAAATCCCAAGCTGAGATTTCACCGGGGTAGAGGCGGacggccagagcccagctcgccGCGGCAATGCCAAGATCCGGCCGGCCGCCACCGGCTCCCGGAGGCTTTTCCCGGGTTTGCTGTAGCCCTCGCCCTAATTAATTCCTCCTGctttaattcctttctttttcagaaagaaaaaaaaatagtaatcaAACCGACGCCAACCTCGCGCCGCCAGTGGGTCGCGGTGATGGCGGCGGTGCCGCGCGCCGCCCATCACAGCCCCTCCGGCGTTTGTGCTGTGCCGTAATCTTTTTCGAGGGGGATGAGTCACCTGCGGCCATTAAAAGTGATTCACGTTTGTCTCCGGCTCCCGGAGCAGATCCTGGTCGGGAGGAAATCCCGCGCCGGCAGGCGAGCCGTGCGCGCCGGCTGCCGGGAATAGCAGGGACGCCCCTTCtcgccgcccccggggccggccgggcgcGCTGGCCGATGCGGCACGGCACGGGTATGGCACGGTACGGCACGGTGTGGTAGGGTATGACACAGTATGGCACGGTACGGCACGGTACGGTACGGTATGGCACAGTATGGCACGCTACGGCACGGTACGGTGCGGTATGGCACGGTATGGTGGCACCAGGCCGGGGGTCCCTCTGCACAGGGGCGGGGGGGATGCCAGCGGTGGTCCTGGGTGCGGGGATGTCCCCGTGCTGGTgactgtccccgtccctgtctccTTCCCGgtctccagctcttcctcctctccgTCTCCATCCCATCTCTGtgcccatcctcatcctcatcccatccccattcctgtccccatccccacctcttcCTCGTCCCCATCCCGTCTGTCCTCGTCCCATCTCCTTCCCAATCCTCAGCCCCAACCTTTccccattcccttcccatccccatcccgtctTCATCCCCGTCCTtaggccccagccccggccccagccccagctcttcctcctccccatcccaatTGCCTCCACCCCATCTCTTTCCCAATCCTGTCTTCATCCTtgtctccatccccatctccgTCCTTCtcccgtccccatcccatccccgtCCTCTCTTagtccccatccctctccccatcccacctcctTCCCAATCCCATCTCCATCCTCATCATCATCTCTGTCCCATCGCCATCCCCACCCTTTTCCCGTTCCCAGcgcatccccatcccatcccatccctgtccccatccccatccctgtccccatccccatccctgtccccgtcccatcCCCATtcccgtccccatcccatcccatccctgtccccatccccatcccatcccatcccatcccatcccatccctgtccccatcccatcccatcccatccctgtccccattcccatcccatcctatccctgtccccatcccatcccatcccatcccatcccatcccatcccatccctgtccccatccctgtccccatccccatcccatcccatccctgtccccattcccatccccatcccattccattcccatccccatccccgtcccatCCCCATtcccgtccccatcccatcccatcccgtccccatccccatcccgtccccatctccatccccatcccatcccatcccatcccatcccatcccatcccatcccatccctgtccccattcccatccccatcccatcccatcccatcccatcccatccctgtccccattcccatccccatcccattccacccccatccccatccctgtccccatcctgtcTCCATCCCCGTCCCGCGCGGGGGGACCTTGGggtcccctccccgccccgcaccccctcggggacagggacggggacagggacagaccCAAACTGGCCGTTCCAGGATGAGGCCGGAGGAGCGGGCGCCCAGGGACCGCCGGAGATGATCCGGGGGGGACCACCGCATCCCGCCCGGCTCCAGCGGGGAGCGGGGACCCCACTTCTGGGATGTTGGACCCCCCGAATCACCCTGGCAGGATCCCATCCCGCATCCCAAACTGGGAGGGAAGGAGCCGTGACCCCCAGCGCACCCTTGGGTCCCCAATCCACTCGGGATAAACACACTCCAAAACGGacactggggatgctggggggggtcCCCGTCCCCGAGGAtccccagcccggctgccccccccgcccccgtctCTTGCCCGGCAGCCGCGGCTCCCGAGGCATGAAATAATCCCGATAAAATCCCCAAAAAGCCCTTTTCCTCCCCGGAGCCGGTTGCTAAATTTGCCGGCTGTGagtcaccaccccccccccaccccacccccccgctgcctgcgcagcccccccccggctccccccccgccccccgcagcgGCCCCCTGCAAGCCCCAGGGGGATGGGTGCTGCACCCGATGGGGGCCCCACGGGCCGGGGACTCCCATGAGGCTGGGGTCCTCCATGGGGCCGGGGACCCCCGACAAGGGCTGGGGGACCCCATGGGGCCAGGGACCCTTGTAGGGCTGGGGGACCCCATGGGGCTGGGGATCCCAATGAGGACGGGGTCCCCCGTAGGACCAGGGTCCCCCATGAGGTTGGGGACCCCCACGGAGCTGGGGACCCCCACAGTGCTGGGGACTCCCATGAGGCTGGGGTCCTCCATGGGGCCGGGGACCCCCGACAAGGGCTGGGGGACCCCATGGGGCTGGGGATCCCAATGAGGACAGGGTCCCCCGTAGGACCAGGGTCCCCCATGAGGTCGGGGACCCCCACGGAGCTGGGGACCCCCACAGTGCTGGGGTCCCCCATGAGGCTGGGGTCCCCCACAGCGCTGGGGGACCTCACAGGGCCAGGGTCCCCTATGGGGCCAGGGTCCCCCATGAGGTCGGGGACGCCcatggggctggggacccccacAGTGCTGGGGTC includes the following:
- the LOC143174052 gene encoding 3',5'-cyclic-AMP phosphodiesterase 4A-like, producing the protein MMEPVPGSRKSLSLSLPVAREGPSTLKPPQHLWRQPRTPIRICHRGFSDTDRPRPRPMERADAVDTGDRPGLRKSRMSWPSSLHGTPGTGKRKKKK